The genomic region GCTGCTGCGTATGATCAGCTCGCCGGAAAACTGGCAAAGCGCCCCGGCGCCGTGATTGCCTTGCAGCACCTGAACAAGCGCTTCGGCCATTGCGGTGATGGGTTGGCGGTAGGTGGTCAGCCTATAGTGTGGGCTGCTGGCCTGCGGAACATCGTCAAAGCCGATGACAGCAATGTCCTCGGGCACCCGCAACCCGCATTTGTGTTTGATCGCGTCAACCGCGCCCATAGCCAGAGCATCGTTCTCGCAGACGATGATATCCGGCAGATCTGCGGCTTGTTGTGTGCTCAGATGGTCTGCGAGCTGATCATAGGCGAGCCGCTGATCATAGGCTGGCACCGCGATAAAATCCGGTTTGACCCCGTATTCCTGATGCCAGCGGCTGAAAAATGTTTCTTTGCGCATCAAATGCGCCGTTGAGGTCTGGGGGCCGGCCAGGAAAAACGGGCGGCGGTAGCCTTTTTGTATAACATAATCAGCGACCGTCGACATCGCGATCTGGTCGTCGCAGCAGATTGAAATGGTGTCTGGGTTCTCGGAAAACCGCGCGAATACAATCAGTTTCCGCACCCGGCGCGCCCCTAGTGCTGTTGCCAGACCCTTGTCATCATACCGGCTGCCGATCAAAATGGCGGCATCGACACGACGTTGGCTGGCGTTCAGCAATGCCGACGAGGGGTCACTTTCGTTCAGGGTGTTGACGAGCAGAGTATCCCAACCGCCTTGGCGCAGAATGCGGGTGAGCCGTTCCAGCATCACCAGTTTATGCGGATTGGAAAAGTCGTCGATCAGCAACGCCACCAGATTGCTTTTGTCCGACGCCAGGCTGGCGGCAAGCAGGTCGGGCACATAGCCCAGCTGCTTGGCGGCCAACATGACTTTCTCGCGGCTTTTGGCGGAAATGGAGGCTTTCTGCTTATAGGCGCGGTTGACCGTCCAGCGTGAAACCCCTGCCAGCGCGGCAACATCGTCAGCGGTTACGGTTTCGGGCCTCTGTTCATCGGGCGTGTCGGTCATCAAGTCCTCCTGAGGCGACGTTAATGGCAAAGCGCGCGGCTCACCAGTCGGTTCTTGCACCCGGGTGCACAATTGCATTGCACGCGCGTGCAAGAGTGGATTATCTGGTTTCAATCACAGAATCAGGAGGCGTAAATCGTGCTTAAAGTAGGACTTCTTGGGGCCGGTCGCATTGCCGGTGTGCATGCCACGGCCATTAGCTCTCACCCCGATAGTCAATTGATTGCGGTCTCGGATGTCTTCGCCGAAAACGCCGAGAAACTGGCGGCTGAATACGGCGCCGAGGTGCGCAGCTCGGAGGAGATCATCGCCGATCCTTCGATTGATGCCGTATTGATCGCCACCTCGACCGACACACATTCGGGACTGATCGAAGCCGCCACCGCAGCAGGCAAGGCTGTGTTGTGCGAAAAACCGGTTGATCTGAGCCTGCAGCGGGCGCAGGCCTGTCAAAAGGCGGCCGCTGCCACCGGCCAACCGGTGATGATCGGATTTAACCGTCGCTTTGATCCGAATTTTGACGCCCTGAAAGCCGCTGTGGATGCTGGTGAAATTGGCAAGCCCGAGCTGCTGTCGATCACCTCGTTTGACCCGGCGCCGCCGCCGGTCAGCTATATCAAGGTTTCGGGTGGTTTGTTCCGCGACATGATGGTGCATGATTTCGACATGGCGAATTTCATCATGGGCGATGCGCCGGTGACGGTGACCGCAGTTGGCAGTTCAATTGTTGATCCGGCGATCGGTGAAGCTGGCGATGTGGATACGGCAGTGGTGACGCTGACCTATGCCGATGGTCGGATTGCCGTCATCAAGAACTCGCGCCGCGCCGTCTTTGGCTACGACCAGCGGGTTGAACTGCTGGGCTCCGAGGGGCTGCTTCAAGTGCAGAATGTGCTGGAAAATACGATTGTCAAATCGACGGCGGCGGGGGTGAGTAGTGCCAAGCCGACATATTTCTTCCTGGAACGCTACATGGCGGCTTACAGGGCTGAATGGGCGGCATTTGTTGCGGCAATCACATCAGGGTCGCCGATGCCGGTGACCCTGGATGATGGCGTCGCAGCACTGGCAATGGCCGAAGCCGCGACAAAATCCGCGCAGACGGGGCAACCGGTCAGGCTTGCCGAGGTTCTGTAATTTTTGAGGCTGGGCGCATACACGCCCGGCCTCAGCTGATTTTGCCGGGCCACTTTGCTCGGGCAGCACCAAATTCGACTTGAGCCGAATGATTTGGGCCAAATGACTTGAGCCAGTGTTGCCTCGCGAGCCTGATTGCAGCGCTTCGCCCTGCGCAGGCCAAAAGATGTTAGTACCGTAAACGAAGCCCGTGAGAGATGAACGTTATGACCAAAGAACTTGACCTAATCACCATCGGACGCTCCGGCGTTGACCTGTACGGTTCACAGATTGGGGGCCGCCTGGAGGATATGGGGTCCTTTGACAAATATATCGGTGGTTCGCCAACGAATATTGCCTGCGGCACCGCCCGGCTGGGGCTGAAGTCGGCGCTGATTTCGCGGGTCGGTGACGAACATATGGGCCGGTTCATTCTGCAACAACTGGCCCGCGAGGGGGTCTGTACCGATGGCGTTGTGACCGATCCTGACCGGCTGACCGCGCTGGTGATCCTTGGCATTCGCGACGAAGACCAATTCCCGCTGATTTTCTACCGTGAGAACTGCGCAGATATGGCGCTCTGCGAAGACGACATCGACGAAGATTTCATCAAATGCGCGCGGGCATTGGTTGTCACCGGCACCCATCTGTCCAATCCACGCACCGAGGCCGCGGTGCTGAAGGCGCTGACGCTGGCGCGCAAACACGGGCTGCGCACGGCACTTGATATCGACTACCGCCCGAACCTCTGGGGTGTTGCGGGCCACGGCGACGGCGAAAGCCGCTTTGTCGCCAGTGATACCGTGACCGAGAAACTGCTGTCGACGCTGCATTTGTTTGACCTGATCGTGGGCACCGAAGAAGAATTCCACATTGCAGGCGGCACCACCGACACGCTGGCCGCATTGGGCCGGGTGCGCCTGCAATCGGCTGCGACCCTTGTTTGCAAACGCGGCGCACTGGGCGCTGTCGCGTTTCAGGCGGACATTCCCGCCAGTCTG from Parasedimentitalea psychrophila harbors:
- a CDS encoding LacI family DNA-binding transcriptional regulator, with the translated sequence MTDTPDEQRPETVTADDVAALAGVSRWTVNRAYKQKASISAKSREKVMLAAKQLGYVPDLLAASLASDKSNLVALLIDDFSNPHKLVMLERLTRILRQGGWDTLLVNTLNESDPSSALLNASQRRVDAAILIGSRYDDKGLATALGARRVRKLIVFARFSENPDTISICCDDQIAMSTVADYVIQKGYRRPFFLAGPQTSTAHLMRKETFFSRWHQEYGVKPDFIAVPAYDQRLAYDQLADHLSTQQAADLPDIIVCENDALAMGAVDAIKHKCGLRVPEDIAVIGFDDVPQASSPHYRLTTYRQPITAMAEALVQVLQGNHGAGALCQFSGELIIRSSA
- the iolG gene encoding inositol 2-dehydrogenase; the protein is MLKVGLLGAGRIAGVHATAISSHPDSQLIAVSDVFAENAEKLAAEYGAEVRSSEEIIADPSIDAVLIATSTDTHSGLIEAATAAGKAVLCEKPVDLSLQRAQACQKAAAATGQPVMIGFNRRFDPNFDALKAAVDAGEIGKPELLSITSFDPAPPPVSYIKVSGGLFRDMMVHDFDMANFIMGDAPVTVTAVGSSIVDPAIGEAGDVDTAVVTLTYADGRIAVIKNSRRAVFGYDQRVELLGSEGLLQVQNVLENTIVKSTAAGVSSAKPTYFFLERYMAAYRAEWAAFVAAITSGSPMPVTLDDGVAALAMAEAATKSAQTGQPVRLAEVL